The Henckelia pumila isolate YLH828 chromosome 2, ASM3356847v2, whole genome shotgun sequence genome includes a window with the following:
- the LOC140877682 gene encoding uncharacterized protein produces the protein MRPIQVCAIQAEPELLIRIKDTQKEDQGIQKLFEMVMSGHQSEYKVSTDDILYVNNRLVVPNVSDLKQQILKEAHCSGYNIHPGGRKIYSDLKNHYWWKQMKSDVAEYVSKRMNFQQVKAERKNPGGLLQIVSGIHDVFHVLMLRKYQPDLSHIIQVDEAELDETLSYFEKPIQILDRKEKQLQTKTIPLMKIQWSRHGVEEATWETEDDIRQKFPYLFH, from the exons ATGAGGCCTATTCAAGTTTGTGCGATTCAGGCTGAGCCTGAattgttgattcgaatcaagGATACACAGAAAGAAGATCAGGGTATTCAGAAATTATTTGAAATGGTTATgtctggacatcaatctgaatataagGTCAGTACTGATGATatcttatatgtgaataaccgactTGTTGTTCCAAATGTTTCTGACCTaaaacagcagatattgaaagaagcGCATTGCAGTGGATACaatattcatcctggtggcaggaaAATATATAGTGATTTGAAGAATCATtactggtggaaacagatgaaatcaGATGTCGCTGAATACGTATCTAAACGCATGAATTTTCAACAGGTGAAGGCAGAGAGAAAAAATCCTGGTGGTCTGTTACAGA TtgtatctggtattcatgatgttttCCATGTATTGATGCtgaggaagtatcagcctgatttaTCTCATATTATCCAAGTCGATGAAGCAGAACTCGAtgaaactcttagctattttgagaagccgattcagattcttgatcgaaagGAAAAACAACTCCAAACCAAAACCATTCCATtgatgaagattcaatggagtcggcatggagttgaagaagcgacatgggaAACTGAAGATGACATAAGACAGAAATTTCCCTATCTAttccattga